Proteins encoded in a region of the Homo sapiens chromosome 9, GRCh38.p14 Primary Assembly genome:
- the TMEM203 gene encoding transmembrane protein 203, which produces MLFSLRELVQWLGFATFEIFVHLLALLVFSVLLALRVDGLVPGLSWWNVFVPFFAADGLSTYFTTIVSVRLFQDGEKRLAVLRLFWVLTVLSLKFVFEMLLCQKLAEQTRELWFGLITSPLFILLQLLMIRACRVN; this is translated from the coding sequence ATGCTCTTCTCGCTCCGGGAGCTGGTGCAGTGGCTAGGCTTCGCCACCTTCGAGATCTTCGTGCACCTGCTGGCCCTGTTGGTGTTCTCTGTGCTGCTGGCACTGCGTGTGGATGGCCTGGTCCCGGGCCTCTCCTGGTGGAACGTGTTCGTGCCTTTCTTCGCCGCTGACGGGCTCAGCACCTACTTCACCACCATCGTGTCCGTGCGCCTCTTCCAGGATGGAGAGAAGCGGCTGGCGGTGCTCCGCCTTTTCTGGGTACTTACGGTCCTGAGTCTCAAGTTCGTCTTCGAGATGCTGTTGTGCCAGAAGCTGGCGGAGCAGACTCGGGAGCTCTGGTTCGGCCTCATTACGTCCCCGCTCTTCATTCTCCTGCAGCTGCTCATGATCCGCGCCTGTCGGGTCAACTAG